The following coding sequences are from one Epinephelus fuscoguttatus linkage group LG7, E.fuscoguttatus.final_Chr_v1 window:
- the LOC125891300 gene encoding keratin, type II cytoskeletal 8-like: protein MSLRSTRTIRQGLRVNPGSFSSLSTGSYSIPRISSRVNHATSITPVTVNESLLAPLKVDIDPTVQLDRTKEKEQIKTLNNRFASFIDKVRFLEQQNKMLETKWQLLQAQTATPSNIEIMLKSYITNLQRQLEYLNNAKQSLDVENNAIHKNVDDFKTKYEMEISKRNDMENEFVTLKKDVDAGYLSKVGLEDKVAGIRDEFTFLKALYDEEVRELQESLKQTSVVVQMDNSRALNMDQIVADVKAQYEDIASRSREDAESCYKNKFDQMTAEANHYGNELHSTKGEISELNRMIARLENEIQAVKAQRNNLESQIAEAEQRGEGAVNDAKARLKDLELALQRAKQDMALQLKEYQELMNVKLALDIEISTYRKLLEGEEQRIGQDSVVNIQTVPIKTVQVQVQRPRRPSAVLIKTVETHDTYTSTQSSGATLKTTVQN from the exons ATGAGTCTGAGGAGCACGCGCACCATCCGCCAAGGACTACGCGTGAATCCAGGGAGCTTCAGTAGCCTGTCCACCGGGTCCTACTCCATTCCGAGGATCAGCAGCAGGGTTAACCATGCGACCTCAATTACACCTGTGACTGTCAACGAGAGCCTGCTTGCCCCACTGAAGGTAGACATTGACCCCACCGTCCAGCTTGATCGCACCAAGGAGAAAGAGCAGATCAAGACTCTCAACAACCGTTTTGCCTCATTCATTGATAAG GTAAGATTCCTGGAGCAACAGAACAAAATGCTGGAGACCAAGTGGCAGCTGCTGCAGGCACAGACTGCCACCCCATCCAACATTGAAATCATGCTGAAGTCCTACATCACCAACCTGCAGAGGCAGCTGGAGTATCTCAACAATGCCAAACAATCACTTGACGTGGAGAACAATGCCATTCACAAAAATGTGGACGACTTCAAGACAAA GTATGAGATGGAGATCAGCAAGAGGAATGATATGGAGAATGAGTTTGTTACGCTCAAGAAG GATGTGGATGCAGGCTATTTGTCCAAGGTGGGTCTTGAGGACAAGGTCGCTGGAATCAGGGATGAATTTACCTTCCTCAAGGCTCTGTATGACGAG GAGGTGCGTGAGCTGCAGGAGAGCTTGAAGCAGACCTCTGTGGTGGTGCAGATGGACAACTCCCGTGCCCTGAACATGGACCAGATCGTGGCTGATGTTAAGGCCCAGTATGAGGACATCGCTAGCCGCAGCCGTGAAGACGCCGAAAGCTGCTACAAGAACAAG TTTGACCAGATGACTGCTGAGGCCAACCACTATGGCAATGAGCTGCATAGCACCAAGGGGGAAATATCTGAGCTCAACCGAATGATCGCCCGCCTGGAGAATGAGATCCAGGCTGTAAAGGCACAG cgTAACAACCTTGAGAGTCAGATAGCTGAAGCAGAGCAGCGTGGGGAGGGGGCTGTGAACGACGCCAAAGCTCGCCTCAAGGACCTGGAGCTGGCTCTGCAGAGGGCCAAGCAGGACATGGCTCTGCAGCTCAAAGAGTACCAGGAGCTCATGAATGTCAAGCTGGCCTTGGACATAGAGATCTCCACCTACAGGAAACTGCTGGAGGGAGAGGAGCAAAG AATTGGACAGGACTCTGTTGTCAACATCCAAACAGTGCCCATCAAAA CTGTCCAGGTTCAAGTACAACGGCCACGAAGGCCAAGTGCAGTTCTCATCAAGACAGTGGAGACCCATGACACGTACACCTCTACTCAAAGCAGTGGAGCAACCCTAAAGACAACTGTCCAAAACTAA
- the LOC125891306 gene encoding ceramide synthase 5-like, with the protein MTSSISAWIWSERFWLPENVTWADLERPPPGAEYPKMRHILYALPLAVGVFLLRLLFERLVAKPCAHILQIQAGVPRQAQPNAVLEKVYLSKTSPDTRQLEGLTKQLDWDERKIQRWFRVRRNQDRPSMQKKFCESMWRFTFYLGIFIYGIRHLWVSPWMWDTRKCWYNYPFQPLSPEQYNHYAAELAFYWSLMFSQFIDIKRKDFVIMLVHHLATIFLITFSYANNMLRAGTLVMCVHDASDIFLEAAKLANYAKYQRLCDGLFVVFSISFFITRLVIYPFWIIYSVLVESWEIVGPYQAWWLLNGLLLVLQTLHIIWFYLIARIAIKAIFKGKVSKDDRSDIESSSDEEIYSSSGKNPSQTPKPKENSHNGNLSGETH; encoded by the exons ATGACTTCCTCGATCTCAGCCTGGATTTGGAGTGAGAGATTTTGGCTTCCCGAAAATGTTACATGGGCGGACCTGGAGCGACCACCACCTGGTGCGGAGTATCCCAAGATGAGACACATACTATACGCCCTGCCTCTGGCTGTCGGAGTTTTTCTACTTAGACTGCTTTTTGAAAG GCTAGTGGCCAAACCCTGTGCCCACATACTTCAGATTCAGGCGGGAGTGCCTCGGCAAGCTCAGCCTAATGCTGTCCTGGAGAAGGTGTATCTGTCCAAAACG AGTCCTGACACGAGGCAACTGGAGGGACTCACTAAGCAGCTGGACTGGGATGAACGGAAAATACAGAGATGGTTTCGGGTCCGTCGCAACCAAGACAGGCCCAGCATGCAGAAAAAGTTCTGTGAGAGCAT GTGGCGATTTACATTTTACTTAGGGATTTTCATCTATGGCATTCGACATTTGTGGGTG TCGCCTTGGATGTGGGACACCAGAAAGTGTTGGTACAACTACCCTTTCCAG CCTCTGAGTCCTGAACAGTACAACCACTACGCAGCTGAGTTGGCTTTCTATTGGTCTCTGATGTTTTCCCAGTTCATAGACATTAAACGTAAG GATTTCGTCATCATGCTTGTCCACCACCTGGCCACCATATTCCTCATCACATTCTCCTATGCCAACAACATGCTAAGAGCTGGCACCTTGGTCATGTGTGTGCACGATGCGTCTGACATCTTCCTCGAG GCTGCCAAGCTCGCCAACTATGCCAAGTACCAGAGGCTATGTGATGGCCTGTTTGTCGTGTTCAGCATAAGCTTTTTCATCACTCGACTCGTCATTTATCCTTTCTG GATTATTTACAGTGTTCTGGTTGAGAGCTGGGAGATCGTCGGACCATATCAGGCCTGGTGGTTGCTTAATGGCCTGCTGTTGGTGCTGCAGACTCTTCACATCATCTGGTTCTACCTCATTGCTCGCATTGCTATCAAAGCCATATTTAAGGGAAAG GTGTCAAAAGATGACCGCAGTGACATTGAGAGCAGCTCGGACGAGGAGATTTACTCCAGTTCTGGTAAAAATCCCAGTCAGACCCCAAAACCAAAGGAGAACAGTCACAATGGTAACCTCAGTGGAGAAACTCACTGA
- the si:ch73-233m11.2 gene encoding LOW QUALITY PROTEIN: NACHT, LRR and PYD domains-containing protein 3 (The sequence of the model RefSeq protein was modified relative to this genomic sequence to represent the inferred CDS: deleted 1 base in 1 codon), with protein MDKGSVLTHILKSNDMSTLLGGELPVSVISNNKYISPLTAEAQAADRNGEEDPPSLDCAIHTALSGEIKSVILVGPEGSGKTTALVKLVMGWAKGEHLQKFSYVFHFRFRELNSLDGALSLETLLLHHQSHAPPESVPLLLQKPEDVLFVFDDLDRYKHSLDPSVHTLCSDPTRAASVPCLVASLLHGSLMKGAAFVVATRPTSGLEFLSGTRVKVLGFLKPQREAYFSGFFTDPAVAKKALMHMERTLGFYDVCASPKFCWTVCSVYKSLMDAGAKLPETLSQLCVDILVHLIQTLSLNNASSRDLVLALGKLASHCFLNQHSSCTKEEMDSFGFQQFLTSVGVFLHVEGDQSDVFSFRSQLMQEFLLAASFFLDKSPSEGVEKMLEKHKGCVKFLDFFMSGLSEPLQRRPLENVLGELNSDRIVDFKSWFKSSSEKTLKECYKERHHRCFHLLHQAQSESLVKEIITPSDHLASALSRGLTKELDLSNSRLGDEKFKILCAGLRDCKLHTLKLLVCRLTEGICEHLASVLTSATSQLSVLDMRCNQIGDQGFTTMCKALHSPHCKLQELMLQNCELTAASMEALSAAVCSGQSQLRKVDLTHNVIGDRGVETLCKSLQHPLCKLQSLNFFDSELTGACCPHLMEALMSEHCSLTELDLSVNDLGQEGALLLCQALSRPGCPMEKLGLKRCELTEAVFKELSSVLRSGMSQLKSLIVGINAVGDQGVKHLWDAVAHPNCLLEELDVEMTGLTDACVEDMCAAIRASKTLKSLELRNNTLTDVSVPALVEVMQDSPNMKEMNLKYNEFSEEVFDMLDECDTIRY; from the exons ATGGACAAAGGCTCTGTGCTGACTCACATCCTGAAATCAAATGACATGTCGACACTTCTTGGTGGAGAGCTGCCTGTCAGTGTCATCAGCAACAATAAGTACATATCCCCACTGACTGCTGAAGCTCAGGCGGCAGACAGAAATGGGGAAGAGGACCCGCCCTCCCTTGATTGTGCCATCCACACTGCTCTGTCTGGTGAAATCAAATCTGTGATACTGGTCGGTCCTGAAGGATCGGGCAAAACCACAGCTTTGGTGAAGCTTGTTATGGGCTGGGCGAAAGGAGAGCACCTTCAAAAGTTCTCATATGTTTTCCATTTCCGGTTCAGGGAGTTGAATTCTCTTGATGGAGCGCTCTCCTTGGAGACATTATTGCTGCACCATCAGAGCCATGCCCCCCCTGAGTCTGTGCCCCTACTTCTGCAGAAGCCTGaggatgtgttgtttgtttttgatgatCTGGATCGGTACAAACACAGCCTGGATCCCTCCGTCCACACCCTCTGCTCTGACCCCACCCGGGCAGCCTCGGTGCCCTGTTTAGTGGCCAGCTTGCTCCATGGGTCGCTGATGAAAGGAGCTGCCTTTGTGGTGGCAACCAGGCCGACAAGTGGTCTGGAATTTCTGAGTGGCACCCGTGTGAAGGTGTTGGGGTTTCTGAAGCCACAAAGAGAGGCCTACTTCAGCGGGTTCTTCACAGACCCGGCTGTTGCCAAAAAAGCACTTATGCACATGGAAAGGACTTTAGGCTTCTATGATGTCTGTGCCTCCCCCAAATTTTG CTGGACAGTTTGCTCTGTTTATAAGTCTCTGATGGATGCTGGAGCAAAACTTCCTGAAACACTATCTCAGCTGTGTGTAGACATCCTGGTCCACCTGATTCAGACGCTCTCGCTGAACAACGCCAGCAGCAGAGATCTAGTGTTGGCCCTCGGCAAGCTGGCATCTCATTGCTTTCTTAACCAGCATTCGAGCTGCACCAAAGAGGAAATGGATTCCTTTGGTTTCCAGCAGTTTCTTACCTCAGTTGGTGTTTTCTTGCATGTAGAAGGCGACCAATCAGATGTCTTCTCTTTCCGCTCCCAACTGATGCAGGAGTTCCTCTTGGCTGCGTCTTTCTTTTTGGATAAGTCACCATCTGAGGGTGTGGAGAAGATGTTGGAGAAGCACAAAGGCTGTGTCAAGTTTCTAGATTTCTTCATGTCAGGGCTCTCAGAGCCACTTCAGCGCCGACCCTTGGAGAACGTGCTGGGAGAGCTGAACTCGGATCGGATTGTGGATTTCAAAAGCTGGTTTAAAAGCAGCTCAGAAAAGACACTGAAAGAGTGCTACAAAGAAAGGCACCACCGCTGCTTCCATCTGCTTCATCAAGCTCAGAGTGAGAGTTTGGTGAAAGAGATCATCACCCCCTCAG ACCATCTGGCTTCAGCTCTCAGCAGAGGACTCACCAAGGAGCTGGATCTCTCTAACAGCCGCCTCGGGGATGAAAAGTTCAAAATTCTCTGTGCTGGACTCAGAGACTGCAAGCTGCACACATTGAA ACTTCTAGTGTGCAGACTGACAGAGGGAATCTGTGAACATCTGGCGTCTGTCCTGACCTCAGCCACCTCTCAGCTGTCTGTGCTAGATATGAGGTGTAATCAGATTGGAGACCAGGGCTTCACCACAATGTGCAAAGCACTGCACAGTCCTCACTGCAAACTACAGGAGCTCAT GCTACAAAACTGCGAGTTGACTGCAGCATCCATGGAGGCTTTATCAGCAGCTGTGTGTTCTGGCCAATCACAGTTGAGAAAGGTGGACTTGACACATAATGTGATTGGTGATAGAGGAGTGGAGACTTTGTGCAAGTCCCTGCAACACCCACTCTGTAAACTGCAGAGCCTCAA TTTCTTTGACAGTGAGTTGACTGGTGCGTGCTGTCCTCATTTGATGGAGGCCTTGATGTCAGAGCACTGCTCTCTGACAGAGCTGGATCTGTCAGTGAATGATTTGGGCCAGGAGGGGGCGCTGCTGCTTTGCCAAGCCCTCAGTCGACCAGGATGTCCAATGGAAAAACTGGG CTTGAAACGATGCGAGTTAACCGAGGCAGTCTTTAAGGAGCTGAGCTCTGTGCTGAGGAGTGGCATGTCTCAACTGAAGTCCCTAATCGTTGGTATAAATGCAGTAGGAGACCAAGGGGTTAAACATCTCTGGGATGCTGTTGCACATCCAAACTGCCTGTTAGAGGAGCTGGA TGTTGAGATGACCGGTTTGACGGACGCCTGCGTTGAGGACATGTGTGCTGCAATAAGAGCCAGTAAAACTCTGAAGAGCCTGGAACTGAGGAACAACACTCTGACTGATGTTTCCGTCCCAGCCCTCGTCGAAGTCATGCAGGACAGCCCCAACATGAAGGAGATGAA CCTGAAGTACAACGAATTCTCTGAGGAAGTTTTCGACATGTTGGACGAGTGTGATACAATAAGATACTAA